From the genome of Neomonachus schauinslandi chromosome 5, ASM220157v2, whole genome shotgun sequence, one region includes:
- the ADAP1 gene encoding arf-GAP with dual PH domain-containing protein 1 isoform X1 — MAKERRRAVLELLQRPGNTRCADCGAPDPDWASYTLGVFICLSCSGIHRNIPQVSKVKSVRLDAWEEAQVEFMASHGNDAARDTYESKVPPFYYRPTFSDCQLLREQWIRAKYERQEFTHPDKQEPYSAGYREGFLWKRGRDNGQFLSRKFVLTEREGSLKYFNRNDAKEPKAVMKIEHLNATFQPAKIGHPHGLQVTYLKDNSTRNIFVYHEDGKEIVDWFNALRAARFHYLQVAFPGASDADLVPKLSRNYLKEGYMEKTGPKQTEGFRKRWFTMDDRRLMYFKDPLDAFARGEVFIGSRESGYTVLDGLPPSTQGHHWPHGITIVTPERRFLLACETEPEQRAWVEAFRKVVDRPMLPQEYAVEAHFKHKP, encoded by the exons ATCCCGACTGGGCTTCCTACACCCTGGGGGTGTTCATCTGTCTGAGCTGCTCCGGAATCCACCGGAACATCCCCCAGGTCAGCAAGGTGAAGTCCGTCCGGCTGGATGCCTGGGAGGAGGCCCAAGTGGAG TTCATGGCCTCCCATGGGAACGATGCTGCGAGGGACACGTACGAGTCCAAAGTGCCTCCCTTCTACTACCGGCCCACGTTTTCTGACTGTCA ACTCCTGCGTGAGCAGTGGATCCGGGCCAAGTACGAGCGGCAGGAGTTCACCCACCCTGACAAGCAGGAGCCCTACTCCGCAG GATACCGAGAAGGCTTTCTCTGGAAGCGCGGCCGGGACAACGGGCAGTTTTTAAGCCGGAAGTTCGTGCTGACGGAGCGGGAAGGGTCCCTGAAGTATTTCAACAGAAACGAT GCCAAGGAGCCCAAGGCTGTCATGAAGATCGAGCATCTGAACGCCACCTTCCAGCCAGCCAAGATCGGCCACCCGCATGGCCTGCAGGTCACCTACCTGAAGGACAATAGTACCCGCAACATCTTTGTCTACCACGAGGACGGGAAG GAGATCGTGGACTGGTTCAACGCGCTCCGTGCCGCCCGCTTCCACTACCTGCAGGTGGCATTCCCAGGGGCCAGTGATGCTGAT CTGGTGCCGAAGCTCTCCCGGAACTACCTGAAGGAAGGCTACATGGAGAAAACGGGGCCCAAG CAAACAGAAGGCTTCCGGAAGCGCTGGTTCACCATGGATGACCGGAGGCTCATGTACTTCAAAGATCCCCTG GACGCCTTTGCTCGTGGGGAAGTCTTCATCGGCAGCAGGGAGAGTGGCTACACGGTGCTGGACGGACTCCCGCCATCCACCCAGGGCCACCACTGGCCACACGGTATTACCATCGTGACGCCAGAGCGTAGGTTCCTGCTGGCCTGCGAGACGGAGCCGGAGCAGCGGGCCTGGGTGGAGGCTTTTCGGAAGGTCGTGGACAGGCCCATGCTGCCCCAGGAGTACGCGG TGGAAGCCCACTTCAAACATAAACCCTAA
- the ADAP1 gene encoding arf-GAP with dual PH domain-containing protein 1 isoform X2: protein MASHGNDAARDTYESKVPPFYYRPTFSDCQLLREQWIRAKYERQEFTHPDKQEPYSAGYREGFLWKRGRDNGQFLSRKFVLTEREGSLKYFNRNDAKEPKAVMKIEHLNATFQPAKIGHPHGLQVTYLKDNSTRNIFVYHEDGKEIVDWFNALRAARFHYLQVAFPGASDADLVPKLSRNYLKEGYMEKTGPKQTEGFRKRWFTMDDRRLMYFKDPLGLPGLCPQDAFARGEVFIGSRESGYTVLDGLPPSTQGHHWPHGITIVTPERRFLLACETEPEQRAWVEAFRKVVDRPMLPQEYAVEAHFKHKP, encoded by the exons ATGGCCTCCCATGGGAACGATGCTGCGAGGGACACGTACGAGTCCAAAGTGCCTCCCTTCTACTACCGGCCCACGTTTTCTGACTGTCA ACTCCTGCGTGAGCAGTGGATCCGGGCCAAGTACGAGCGGCAGGAGTTCACCCACCCTGACAAGCAGGAGCCCTACTCCGCAG GATACCGAGAAGGCTTTCTCTGGAAGCGCGGCCGGGACAACGGGCAGTTTTTAAGCCGGAAGTTCGTGCTGACGGAGCGGGAAGGGTCCCTGAAGTATTTCAACAGAAACGAT GCCAAGGAGCCCAAGGCTGTCATGAAGATCGAGCATCTGAACGCCACCTTCCAGCCAGCCAAGATCGGCCACCCGCATGGCCTGCAGGTCACCTACCTGAAGGACAATAGTACCCGCAACATCTTTGTCTACCACGAGGACGGGAAG GAGATCGTGGACTGGTTCAACGCGCTCCGTGCCGCCCGCTTCCACTACCTGCAGGTGGCATTCCCAGGGGCCAGTGATGCTGAT CTGGTGCCGAAGCTCTCCCGGAACTACCTGAAGGAAGGCTACATGGAGAAAACGGGGCCCAAG CAAACAGAAGGCTTCCGGAAGCGCTGGTTCACCATGGATGACCGGAGGCTCATGTACTTCAAAGATCCCCTG GGGCTGCCCGGCCTCTGCCCACAGGACGCCTTTGCTCGTGGGGAAGTCTTCATCGGCAGCAGGGAGAGTGGCTACACGGTGCTGGACGGACTCCCGCCATCCACCCAGGGCCACCACTGGCCACACGGTATTACCATCGTGACGCCAGAGCGTAGGTTCCTGCTGGCCTGCGAGACGGAGCCGGAGCAGCGGGCCTGGGTGGAGGCTTTTCGGAAGGTCGTGGACAGGCCCATGCTGCCCCAGGAGTACGCGG TGGAAGCCCACTTCAAACATAAACCCTAA